The Candidatus Zixiibacteriota bacterium genomic interval TGATAGAAATACAACCCGGACGGCAGTTCATTGCCGTTATTATCGATTCCGTTCCAGTCAATCGAATAGCGGCCAGGTTTCGCATCAGGGATGGAAATATAATATGCCCTCTGGCCAAGTATATTGGCTATTTCAAGAATCACATCTCCCGGTTTGGAGATTTCGCAGCTTATAATAGTAGAGCTGTTAAAAGGATTGGGATAGTTCTGGTTAAGAGCAAATTCATCCGGCAATTTCGCAATATAGTCGATACTGTTTACTTCTCTTGAATGCAAGACTATCTGCTGGTCTGCTCCGTTAACATAAGTACCCTGCAAGCCAGCCCAATATAGCGTAACATGCCTGGTCCACATATCCGGCGCAGTCCAGATAAATGTTCCCGAATCGGTATCTGTAGATACCCAGTGAATGCCGTTGTTTTCATTAGCAGCCGTATAAGTTTCGGTGTTATCGCCGGCAGT includes:
- a CDS encoding T9SS type A sorting domain-containing protein: MRKFYIVCISLLVYSGLLFAHSYYTGYSGAPSSNGTCSSSCHDLNNFSPTCDITGFPEVFAPGEQYTITVRHDGGLAISQFNCSIRIDSDSSIAGVITAGDNTETYTAANENNGIHWVSTDTDSGTFIWTAPDMWTRHVTLYWAGLQGTYVNGADQQIVLHSREVNSIDYIAKLPDEFALNQNYPNPFNSSTIISCEISKPGDVILEIANILGQRAYYISIPDAKPGRYSIDWNGIDNNGNELPSGLYFYQLRAPEGCLTRKMAILR